A region of Lepus europaeus isolate LE1 chromosome 2, mLepTim1.pri, whole genome shotgun sequence DNA encodes the following proteins:
- the SUCNR1 gene encoding succinate receptor 1 has translation MERNETCKNWLAAEASLEKYYLSIFYGIEFILGILGNTIVVFGYLFCMKNWNSSNIYLFNLSISDFAFLCTLPMLMRNYANSDWIYGDVLCISNRYVLHANLYTSILFLTFISIDRYLLIKYPFREHLLQKKELAILISLAIWVLVTLELLPILPLINPIVTENNTHCNDYASSGEPEYNLVYSICLTLLGFLIPLLVMCFFYYKIVLFLKHWSRQLTTALPLEKPLNLVIMAVVIFSVLFTPYHIMRNVRIASRLGNWKQHQCTQVVINTLYIVTRPLAFLNSVINPVFYFLMGDHFREMLLNKFRQYLKFLTSFRK, from the coding sequence gAACGGAATGAAACCTGCAAAAACTGGCTGGCAGCGGAGGCTTCCCTGGAAAAGTACTACCTTTCCATCTTTTATGGGATTGAGTTTATTTTGGGAATCCTTGGAAATACAATCGTTGTTTTTGGCTACCTCTTCTGTATGAAGAACTGGAATAGCAGTAACATCTATCTCTttaatctctccatctctgactTCGCGTTTTTGTGCACCCTTCCCATGCTGATGAGAAACTATGCCAATAGTGACTGGATATACGGAGATGTGCTCTGCATAAGCAACCGATACGTGCTCCACGCGAACCTCTACACCAGCATTCTTTTCCTCACTTTCATCAGCATCGATAGATACTTGCTCATAAAGTATCCTTTCCGAGAACACCTTCTGCAAAAAAAGGAGCTTGCTATTTTAATctctttggccatttgggttttaGTAACCTTAGAGTTATTGCCTATACTCCCTCTTATAAATCCTATCGTAACTGAAAATAACACCCACTGTAATGATTATGCAAGTTCTGGGGAACCTGAATACAACCTCGTTTACAGCATATGTCTGACCTTATTGGGGTTCCTCATTCCTCTGCTCGTGATGTGCTTCTTTTATTACAAGATTGTTCTCTTTCTAAAGCACTGGAGCAGGCAGCTCACTACCGCTTTGCCCCTTGAAAAGCCTCTCAACTTAGTTATCATGGCAGTGGTCatcttctctgtgcttttcacGCCCTACCACATCATGAGGAATGTGCGGATTGCTTCACGCCTGGGGAACTGGAAGCAGCACCAATGTACTCAGGTCGTTATCAACACCTTATACATTGTGACTCGGCCTTTGGCATTTCTGAACAGTGTCATCAACCCTGTCTTCTATTTCCTCATGGGAGATCATTTCAGGGAGATGTTGCTGAACAAATTTAGGCAATACTTAAAATTTCTTACATCCTTTAGAAAATGA